A part of Entelurus aequoreus isolate RoL-2023_Sb linkage group LG03, RoL_Eaeq_v1.1, whole genome shotgun sequence genomic DNA contains:
- the rpf2 gene encoding ribosome production factor 2 homolog isoform X1 — protein sequence MTQTHDIVKPKLKRTKRFLERRAPKLCEDGKSAMIMKGGNCSQSVSQALKDIYSLKKPNAVLYKKKNITRPFEDSTSLEFFSKKTDCSLFLFGSHNKKRPNNLIFGRLFDFHVLDMIELGIEKFVSLSEIKSNTCPEGTKPMLVFAGEAFDLDNEHKRLKSLFTDFFRGPSVPAVRLAGLEHVLHFTALDGKIYLRSYRCLLKKSGCRTPRIELEEMGPSFDLVVRRTHLASDDLYKLAHKQPKALKPKKKKNISHDVFGSKLGRVHMQKQDLSKLQTRKMKGLRKRGVVVQVEEDKEQDQEASKVAKLET from the exons ATGACTCAGACCCACGATATCGT AAAACCCAAGTTAAAACGCACCAAGCGTTTCCTGGAGAGGCGAGCACCCAAACTGTGCGAAGACGGTAAGAGCGCCATGATCATGAAAGGAGGAAACTGCAGTCAAAGTGTCAGCCAGGCACTCAAGGACATC TATTCCTTGAAAAAACCCAATGCTGTGCTTTACAAGAA GAAGAACATCACTCGGCCATTTGAGGACTCCACATCTCTG gaattctTCTCCAAAAAGACAGACTGCTCTCTGTTTCTTTTTGGTTCCCACAACAAGAAGCGACCGAACAACCTCATATTTG GTCGCTTGTTTGACTTTCACGTGCTGGATATGATTGAACTGGGAATTGAGAAGTTTGTCTCCCTGAGTGAGATTAAG TCCAACACGTGTCCCGAGGGAACCAAACCCATGCTGGTCTTTGCCGGCGAGGCTTTCGATTTGGACAACGAGCACAAGCGCCTTAAGAGTCTTTTCACTG ACTTCTTCAGGGGTCCTTCTGTGCCTGCGGTGCGCCTGGCAGGTTTAGAACATGTCCTGCACTTCACCGCCTTGGATGGGAAAATATACCTGCGGAGCTACAG GTGTTTGTTGAAGAAGTCCGGCTGCAGGACTCCTCGCATCGAGCTGGAGGAGATGGGCCCCTCCTTTGATTTGGTTGTGAGAAGAACACACCTGGCTTCTGATGACTTGTACAAGTTAGCCCACAAACAGCCCAAGGCTCTCAAG cccaagaagaagaagaacatttCCCACGATGTGTTCGGCAGCAAGTTAGGTCGAGTGCACATGCAGAAGCAGGATCTGTCCAAGCTGCAAACACGTAAGATGAAGGGTCTGAGGAAGAGAGGAGTGGTGGTGCAGGTGGAGGAGGACAAGGAACAAGACCAGGAAGCTTCCAAAGTGGCCAAACTGGAGACTTGA
- the rpf2 gene encoding ribosome production factor 2 homolog isoform X2, producing MTQTHDIVKPKLKRTKRFLERRAPKLCEDGKSAMIMKGGNCSQSVSQALKDIYSLKKPNAVLYKKKNITRPFEDSTSLEFFSKKTDCSLFLFGSHNKKRPNNLIFGRLFDFHVLDMIELGIEKFVSLSEIKSNTCPEGTKPMLVFAGEAFDLDNEHKRLKSLFTDFFRGPSVPAVRLAGLEHVLHFTALDGKIYLRSYRCLLKKSGCRTPRIELEEMGPSFDLVVRRTHLASDDLYKLAHKQPKALKVNNTLMYKYKVNNTLIYKYNIHLH from the exons ATGACTCAGACCCACGATATCGT AAAACCCAAGTTAAAACGCACCAAGCGTTTCCTGGAGAGGCGAGCACCCAAACTGTGCGAAGACGGTAAGAGCGCCATGATCATGAAAGGAGGAAACTGCAGTCAAAGTGTCAGCCAGGCACTCAAGGACATC TATTCCTTGAAAAAACCCAATGCTGTGCTTTACAAGAA GAAGAACATCACTCGGCCATTTGAGGACTCCACATCTCTG gaattctTCTCCAAAAAGACAGACTGCTCTCTGTTTCTTTTTGGTTCCCACAACAAGAAGCGACCGAACAACCTCATATTTG GTCGCTTGTTTGACTTTCACGTGCTGGATATGATTGAACTGGGAATTGAGAAGTTTGTCTCCCTGAGTGAGATTAAG TCCAACACGTGTCCCGAGGGAACCAAACCCATGCTGGTCTTTGCCGGCGAGGCTTTCGATTTGGACAACGAGCACAAGCGCCTTAAGAGTCTTTTCACTG ACTTCTTCAGGGGTCCTTCTGTGCCTGCGGTGCGCCTGGCAGGTTTAGAACATGTCCTGCACTTCACCGCCTTGGATGGGAAAATATACCTGCGGAGCTACAG GTGTTTGTTGAAGAAGTCCGGCTGCAGGACTCCTCGCATCGAGCTGGAGGAGATGGGCCCCTCCTTTGATTTGGTTGTGAGAAGAACACACCTGGCTTCTGATGACTTGTACAAGTTAGCCCACAAACAGCCCAAGGCTCTCAAGGTAAACAACACATTGATGTATAAATACAAG GTAAACAACACAttgatatataaatacaatatacactTGCATTAG